In the Cydia amplana chromosome 14, ilCydAmpl1.1, whole genome shotgun sequence genome, one interval contains:
- the LOC134653898 gene encoding arginine--tRNA ligase, cytoplasmic: MSTADQTVKQLEERTRKAEKETKEIEDEIEKLTKGDLSYIGDPGLDKLLSENEKLKHRLAILENAVKAESSAAAKSTKKDPRKRPTLITDVDSIEGTICILDELKNVFEIAITSAYPDLEDPPVVITLSGNNPKFGDYQCNSAMPISQLLKAKNIKSNPREVANNILNKTPTSPIIERIEVAGAGFLNIYLNKKVAEHVLTCILREGVKPPPVKRQRIIIDFSSPNIAKEMHVGHLRSTIIGDSIARVLEFLNHDVLRINHLGDWGTQFGMLIAHLQDKFPNFKNESPPISDLQAFYKESKKRFDEDEVFKNRAYTCVVHLQSGHPEYIAAWKLICEVSRREFQKIYDRLDVTIIDRGESFYQSRMLVVIDELKQKNLLEEDEGRLIMWGSENREGIPLTIVKSDGGFTYDTSDMATIKQRVEEEKGDRFIYVTDMGQYGHFALIENCARRASIFNECQKVEHVGFGVVLGEDKKKFKTRSGDTIKLIDLLDEGLKRALDKLIEKGRDKVLTPEELKQAQEAVAYGCIKYADLSHNRINDYIFSFDKMLDDKGNTAVYLLYALTRIRSIARTAQVSTEDLLAQVEKSGLKLSHEAELKLGKVLLRFPEVILKVSNDLFLHTLCEYLYEISSAFTEFYDKCYCVEKDKDGKIVRIIYERLMLCEVTARIMEKCLSLLGIRTVSKM, translated from the coding sequence ATGTCCACGGCAGACCAAACCGTAAAACAGCTCGAGGAACGAACACGtaaagctgaaaaggagacaaAAGAAATAGAGGATGAAATCGAAAAACTCACCAAAGGCGATCTCAGTTACATAGGAGATCCCGGGCTTGACAAACTTCTGTCTGAAAATGAGAAGCTCAAGCATCGTCTTGCTATTCTGGAGAACGCTGTCAAAGCCGAGAGCTCTGCGGCTGCTAAGTCGACCAAAAAAGACCCTAGGAAGCGACCCACTCTAATCACCGATGTCGACTCTATAGAAGGCACCATCTGCATACTAGATGAGCTGAAAAACGTTTTCGAAATAGCCATTACGTCCGCATACCCGGATTTGGAAGACCCGCCAGTAGTAATTACTCTGTCTGGTAATAATCCGAAGTTTGGAGACTACCAATGTAATTCAGCCATGCCAATATCCCAGCTGCTAAAGGCTAAGAATATAAAAAGTAACCCAAGGGAAGTAGCTAATAATATATTGAATAAAACTCCGACGTCACCAATTATAGAACGCATTGAAGTAGCCGGGGCTGGTTTCCTTAACATTTACTTGAATAAGAAAGTTGCGGAGCATGTTTTGACTTGTATTCTCCGAGAAGGAGTAAAGCCGCCACCCGTGAAGAGGCAGAGGATCATTATTGATTTCTCGTCACCAAATATTGCTAAGGAGATGCATGTGGGCCATCTGAGGTCTACTATTATTGGAGATAGTATTGCCAGGGTACTTGAGTTCTTGAACCATGATGTCCTCCGCATTAACCACCTTGGAGATTGGGGCACACAGTTTGGTATGTTGATTGCTCATCTACAAGACAAATTCCctaattttaaaaatgaatCTCCACCAATTTCTGATTTGCAAGCATTCTACAAAGAATCTAAGAAGAGGTTTGATGAGGatgaagtttttaaaaatcggGCTTACACTTGTGTTGTTCACCTGCAGTCTGGCCATCCAGAATACATTGCTGCTTGGAAGCTGATCTGTGAAGTATCTCGCCGTGAGTTCCAGAAAATCTATGACCGCCTTGATGTTACAATTATTGACCGAGGAGAATCCTTCTACCAGTCTAGGATGCTTGTTGTAATAGATGAGTTAAAACAGAAAAATCTATTAGAAGAAGATGAGGGAAGGTTAATTATGTGGGGAAGTGAAAACCGTGAGGGCATACCTTTAACAATTGTTAAATCCGATGGTGGTTTCACTTATGATACTTCCGACATGGCCACTATAAAACAGAGGGTAGAAGAGGAAAAAGGAGATAGGTTTATTTATGTCACTGATATGGGCCAGTATGGTCATTTTGCGCTCATAGAGAATTGTGCTCGCCGTGCTAGTATTTTTAATGAATGCCAAAAAGTGGAACATGTAGGTTTTGGTGTTGTATTGGGGGAGGATAAAAAGAAATTCAAAACCAGGTCAGGTGACACCATCAAACTTATTGATCTCCTCGATGAGGGCTTGAAAAGGGCGCTGGATAAGCTCATTGAGAAAGGACGGGATAAAGTACTGACACCTGAGGAATTGAAACAGGCACAGGAGGCAGTGGCATATGGCTGCATCAAGTATGCTGACCTGTCTCATAATAGGATCAATGACTACATATTTTCATTTGACAAAATGTTGGATGACAAAGGTAATACTGCAGTCTATCTATTGTATGCTCTCACCCGCATTAGATCCATAGCCCGCACTGCCCAGGTCTCAACTGAGGATCTGTTGGCTCAAGTAGAAAAGTCTGGTTTAAAATTATCCCATGAGGCTGAGTTAAAACTTGGTAAAGTGCTTCTTAGATTTCCGGAAGTAATCCTCAAAGTATCCAACGACTTGTTTTTACATACTCTTTGTGAATACTTGTATGAGATCTCATCTGCATTCACTGAATTCTATGACAAATGTTATTGTGTGGAGAAAGACAAAGATGGAAAGATTGTAAGGATAATTTACGAGAGACTAATGCTTTGTGAAGTCACTGCCAGAATTATGGAAAAATGTTTGAGTCTCTTAGGTATCAGAACAGTATCTAAAATGTAA
- the LOC134653920 gene encoding monocyte to macrophage differentiation factor: MGDVLSLFSVIIMKFKAKFNESKIYFHWDIPWEKMKKVKWMNERASPDRAYVPTLVENVANVCTHAICVAPASLGARELLTRSLNAPQAIAAVVYGLALCLLFAVSTTFHSVCCCRSDTKMKHWLHRCDRAMIYIFIASSYFPWLTVGTLSCWMLRELRWAIWLLAVLGITYQQIFHERYKMLELLLYLVMGLGPAAIIVTSNHHFPAMSDLKLGGMLYLIGVFFFKSDGRIPFAHAIWHIFVALAATVHYLAILRHLFPELTQ; encoded by the exons ATGGGCGACGTTCTGAGTTTATTTTCTGtgataataatgaaatttaaaGCTAAGTTCAATGAAAGTAAGATTTATTTTCATTGGGATATTCCGTGGGAGAAAATGAAGAAGGTAAAATGGATGAACGAGCGAGCATCGCCGGATAGAGCCTACGTTCCTACGCTG GTAGAGAACGTAGCGAACGTATGCACGCACGCGATATGCGTGGCGCCAGCGTCACTCGGCGCGCGCGAGCTCCTCACGCGCTCGCTCAACGCGCCTCAAGCTATCGCAGCCGTAGTATACGGACTGGCACTGTGTCTTCTGTTCGCCGTGTCGACTACCTTCCACTCGGTATGCTGCTGCAGATCTGATAC CAAAATGAAGCACTGGCTGCACCGCTGCGACCGCGCCATGATCTACATCTTCATCGCCAGCTCCTACTTCCCCTGGCTGACCGTCGGCACGCTCTCCTGCTGGATGCTCCGAGAGCTGCGCTGGGCCATCTGGTTGCTGGCCGTCCTCGGCATCACGTACCAGCAGATCTTCCACGAGCGCTACAAGATGCTGGAGCTGCTGCTGTACCTGGTCATGGGGCTCGGGCCCGCTGCGATCATCGTCACGTCTAAT CACCACTTCCCAGCGATGTCGGACCTGAAGCTCGGCGGCATGCTGTACCTCATCGGCGTGTTCTTCTTCAAGTCCGACGGCCGGATCCCGTTCGCCCACGCCATCTGGCACATCTTCGTCGCCCTGGCTGCCACGGTACATTACTTGGCGATACTTCGCCACCTCTTCCCAGAACTTACACAATGA
- the LOC134653803 gene encoding BLOC-1-related complex subunit 6, producing MAEGTNKPSSPDVEDPPNKQDDMDDEISARMTASYSEISFHSDRGPTEQPGNSPGPSRPFNLPSENRKQEKNPLNLDGHVRYEGDMTHFVADDLEFKIKLSSPITKRGETPVFGSSSASRSSTPSGKLFRQILAPQIGQIDITVLNDLENEAQRIAQSVDNLIENLSSILHSNSSLTAENMEVYKDAVGKTCDAMDNNIKSMYTILAKGEEVSQAMIPVQAQAARIAEIKRLLQLFESMF from the coding sequence ATGGCTGAAGGAACAAATAAACCCAGTTCCCCCGACGTGGAGGACCCGCCAAATAAACAAGATGATATGGATGATGAGATTTCTGCTCGGATGACGGCTTCCTACAGTGAAATATCGTTTCATTCGGACCGGGGTCCTACCGAACAGCCTGGAAACTCGCCCGGTCCGTCCCGACCGTTCAATTTGCCATCAGAGAACCGTAAACAGGAAAAAAATCCTCTAAACCTAGATGGTCATGTTAGGTATGAAGGGGACATGACACATTTTGTAGCAGATGATTTAGAATTTAAGATAAAGCTGTCTAGTCCTATTACTAAGCGAGGTGAGACTCCAGTGTTTGGGAGTTCCAGTGCATCTAGATCCAGTACACCATCAGGGAAGCTCTTCAGACAAATACTAGCCCCACAGATCGGTCAGATTGATATCACAGTGCTGAATGATTTAGAAAATGAAGCTCAAAGAATCGCGCAGTCTGTGGATAACTTAATAGAGAACCTGTCAAGTATACTGCATTCCAACTCATCATTAACCGCTGAGAATATGGAAGTGTACAAAGATGCAGTCGGGAAGACTTGTGATGCAATGGATAATAATATCAAGAGTATGTACACTATACTTGCAAAAGGGGAGGAGGTGTCGCAGGCCATGATCCCTGTACAGGCACAGGCTGCTAGAATAGCTGAAATAAAAAGACTACTACAGTTATTTGAAAGCATGTTTTAG